Within the Vanacampus margaritifer isolate UIUO_Vmar chromosome 8, RoL_Vmar_1.0, whole genome shotgun sequence genome, the region TGGCTGATTTCCCCAAACTGTGAGAAGCAAACTGATTTGAAAATTATGCTTATTGATAAGTTATTGACAACAAAAGCTTTGTGATTATTCACAATCATCAGTTTGCCTCACACATTCCTACAGTATCTCTGGCAGTGCCAAATTAGACCAACTGTCAAAAGCAGCGTTTGTTTGCTCCCAACATCAGAATGTCTCATTTTGTAGAAATACGCTACTCTTTTAGAACTGCTTTAATTAAAACCTCATCAATCATACACTTATTCCTATATTTTAGAATACATTTCTGTCGGtataaattttgtttttgctgagtTCAGTTTTCAATCTATTAATAAACTGAACCCCGTTGCAGAGTCACCACCACGCTTCTCACCATCTGAGTCAGTCAACTAGTCCTCTTTCAGCATCATGTGACCGCTGACCAGCGATCCGCTTGGCTGGTTTTGTCACATGACCCAGGCGCAGCGCCAGTCGTCAGGTTCCACCAACCTTTTGGTTCCTGAGCATGCAGTTCACGGCATCCTCCTCTGCTCCAACCTTAAACCAATCAACAGCGGCCCGCCTCACGTTATCAACCAATCGGCGTGTTTACTCGTACTATTTGCCGCACTATCAACGGGAACGGCCATTGGCTTAcatccctcccccccccctaaagACAGGGAAACTCTACAGCCGCCCCCTGCAGCCAGCAAACAAGCAACTTCTTATCGGCAACATTTGCAGCATGTGGCAGATCCTCTCTGCAATTTCACCTCCCTCGCCAGGGCTACCATGCGCCATTTCTTTCTTGtccaaacccccccaaaaatagtaAGTTGCTTTTATCATGCTCTTTATAGTTGTTCTGAGTTTTTCTATTTCAAAACTCACATTTTACACTTGGCAGttgtgtcattttaaatatttgaaataatccCAGTAGAGCGACCAAACGTTAGAAGGGCTTTCTGatctattgtttatttttaattgactgaAAACAATTGCCTGTGTGCATGATAGGTTTCACGGCTCAACAACTGGCCATTTTGGGTGACCTTGCAGTTTTGGTTCTTTTTCCTTCTCTGTCAATACGATTTCACCTTTAGTGCAGCTGTCTCATGTATAGTTCAGCCGTGTTATAACTTTTAATCAATAGCCGTTTGGTTTGCGGCAGTGTCTCCTTAGAGCCAGCAAATTGCTTAAAATGGACACATCCCCCCCTGTAATATCTCATACGCACACAATACAAACTTAGTGACACTCAGAAAATATCGCGTATTATATTTAAAGATATGCATAAACCTTTTAAGCACTTCTCGGCACTATaaaccttttttcccccaccaagTGAGCTCCAGAGTTGAGTATTGATCTTGCCAATGATAATCTTTGTACTAGCTCAGTCGGctcttgaattaaaaaaaaaaaaaaaaaaaacttaaaatgaactaactaaaaatgaatataGAGCCATTATTTGGGAGTTCCATCCAGAAGGTCCTGCAAGTTTTCCATTGTACCCAAACACTTCAATCCTGCTTGAAACATTTTCCCCCGATTTCAACTACATTCTAGATCCCCTCGGAGGAGGAGCCTGAGCCGCAGTCGTAGCAGGTACATAAATATGAAGACAACCCCACCCTAACTCCTCTCAAATGCATTcatgaattattaaaaaaatattttccccttCAGGTCTCTTTCACGAGACAGACGCAGATATCGGTCTACTTCCAGAGAGAAGACCAATAAGCGCTCAAGATCCTTTTCGCGGTCAAAGAGGTATGAGCTGTTGTTGACGTGTGCCGCCCTCACTGAAATGCCGCTTGGTGCTTTATCGTCTCATTGTTTGTGCCTTTTCCCCTGCAGCCGCTCTCGTTCTAACGACAGGAAATGAGGACGTCACAGAATGGCTTGTGTGTGCGGGAAGTCCCAATTTTTTATAGTCATGCTTTCTTTTTAGATGTTACTTAACAACTCAAGGTAGTGTTCGGGTTGTCCAAGTAACCCTGTCGATGCGGTCCGCTAACAATAAAGGCCGTTTTTCCTCTATTTTGGTTCATTCAGCATAATTGTTTTGGTATCTTGCCGGTTTTGATTTTTATCtggtttcatttttaattgcacttCTGTTatccaattgtttattttgctgttcATGATTGTAATGGGAAACAGACTCGACTGGGGTTGTTGCCTAAAACAGCATCTACaactattttacattttcacaacaAGACATATTTCCCTTTTGCTCTTTGAGCTCTTGGCAGTTTTGCTGATGGTGAATGGTTTCGTCAATAAACGTTTTTCCTAAGTCcgatatttttgtctttatttgagttatgtttacattgaaaaataaattaagctATGCAATGTTTCTACATGTATAAGCCACACACAGGAAGCTTCCATTTGCTGTAAAAGACACACCTCCCGTGcatgacttgacttcccctccCGTCGTGACTGCAGTTATACCTCAAAAGCTGCTGACTATTTGATGACACAAGCACGCAGGGTAAGTATGTTTACTGTGAATTTGTACTTGACCTGAAATACTTTGGAAAACCTTTATCCTAGAAATGGACATTTCAAATTATTGCATGACAATTTAAGTTGCCTACATGTATCAATGTGTTTATAATGTACTTGGATTAAAACGTAGGGGGACAGACAATGCCTGGTCCTAGCGGCAAAAGGAGGCTCGGCTCTCGTCGGCGGGGACCGACACACGTTGAAGTGCCAGAGGATTTGAGTGTAGCAGATCAGACATCTGAAGCACAACCCAACGAGAGTGGTGAATCTTTGACTCCCTTGTCTAACGAAGGTCATTCCTCTTTGGAGACCGATGGCATGCTTTCATCAGAGCAGAGGTCAAGTAGGAGAAAACTCGGCTCAAAGAGGCAAAGTAAAGTGCACAATTCTGAGCAGTCTGCTATTGAATCATACCACAAACCTACAGAGGAAGTTGAGCAAGATGTGCATACAGAAGAAGTCCAAGCACAAATGATACCCGCAGGACAAGCAGTTAGACATCAAGAGTTTAGTGAAATGGATTTTGATTCACTGTATGGGACACATTTGTATTCAGCCTACACACCCGGTCATGCTTTGGAGGCTTTCAACCCCGCTTATCCCGATTCTGACTTGGAGAGACATCAACCCATTAGTGAAAATATGCATGTGGATCAAGATGCCGGAGAGAGTGACCGTGAACAAGTagaaaaaacagacaaacattGGTCAGTTAAGCAACAACTACATGACCAGTCTGAGTTTACGGCAATGTCAGTACAACATACTTTTATTGAtgcggggaaaaaatatatggaTGAAGACCCACCACAGCCAGGTGAAGCTTTACAGTTTGACCATTTAAATGTCAAATCAGAGGAAATTGATTTTCCCTGCAATCCAGAGAGGCCCCCTGAAAAAAACAGCCactgtgaaaatgttgaaataaaaaacagtgTTGAGCAAGTGGACTATTCACCAGCAGCGGCGGAAGTGCCTTCAAATGAGGAACACGAGCCTTTTAACTTTTTACAAGTCCAAAATGCTCACATTCCAGACCAAAATGAAATTGAAGAGATCAAGTCAGACCAAATTGATTACCATGAAATTGTTACACATGATGAAAAAGAGCCCATTGATAAATATCTTGAAAATCTAACAGCTGAAATAGTGGAACTATATCAAGTAgagcagaaagtaaaaagctCTACTGATTCATGGTTAAATCCACAGGACAAACAGGAAGAGCAGCTTTTGAAAGATATTCAGGCACCTGATACCAACGAGGCACGGATCATCGTGGAACAAATGGAAACCACACCTTGTCAGGAAAAAGTTGTCAACGAGCAAGCGAAAGTCAAAGTGGAACAGACGCAACAAAGCAACAGCCGTGAAATGGTCTTTACTGCTGAGACATACGGTGACTCTaaagatgctgctgctgctggaaaGCCCAGTAATGACGATGCCTCCAAAATGAAAGAATTGACATTTATAAGAGAAGCAGCTGTTATGACAAAGATGCAGATGGGAGACATTGTCAATTTAGACACTTTTCCAGGTGAAGACATGCATGATCTTGTCCGAGGAAATGCTCGTTCAAACTCAACTATACCCCAACTGCTAACTCGGCTATCAAATTACGACGAGATGCCTGAAGAGGTTGATGAAGCCAAAACAAACGCAGGAGAGGAAAATGAAACCTTTACGCAGAGTGAAAGTCTTGGAGATGCACTCGAGATAAGCACGCCCAAAAGCAGCCTTAATGAAGACACAGAAATTGAGCACAGTGTAGTGATAGCCgccatttcatcatcaaaagcAGAAACGTCCACAGATGAACATGAGCACTTTGATTTTTCTCAAATCCAAGAAGCTGCGCTTCCAGACAAGAATCTAGTTGAGGAAACTAAGTCATTAGAAACCCACCAAACAAAAGACTCGGAAATCTTGACCGATGTACCCACTAGTGATGTTGATAAAGATATTGAAAACCTTGTCAGTGACATTTCGGAAACGCGTATGTCTGACTTGAGTATGAAAAGCACTTTTGATTCGGGTTTAAATCCACAGGACAACACTGAAAAATACCATATGCAAGAGGATAACAGGGAGGTTTTGGAACAAAGAGATGAAAATAATCACGCCTCTGACACCCAGGAGACATTAATCAACACAGAAAAAACAGAACGCACACAAAGTCAGGAACATGACAAAGAAGCTCAAGGAACATCCGATGTGGAGCCGTGGAATACAAATGTACATGCCGATACGTCCTGGAGTCAACCACTTGTAGATGCGCAGGTTTCTACTCCCACACCGGAGACAAGTACATCTGAAAGCTGCTTTCATAAAGATGCAGAACTTGAGTACAGTGTAGCAATCGCCACAATGTCCTCACCAAAAGCAGAAGCATCTGCAGATGAGCAACAGGAGCACTTTAGCTTTTCTCAAGTGAGAGCAGCTCAAGATCCAGACAAGGATTTCATTAATGAAGCTAATTCTTTGGAATCGGACCAAATAAAAGAATCGGTTATTTTGGTAGATGGACCTACAGGTGATGTTGATGAAAATATTGAAAACcttgacattttggaaacacGTAGGTCTGATTTAAGTGTCAAAAGTTTAAATCCACAAGACCACATTGAGAAGGACGACATGGAGGATTTGgagcagagagagaaaaacgaTTGTGCCGTCGACACCATGGTTACGTGGATCAACGCCGAAAAAACAGACCCCACGCAAATTCAGCAACATGACGAAGCTCAAGGTATGTCTGATGTGGATCAGAGTGAATTGTCTTCACAAAGTGTGCATCCAGTGGAAAGTTTTGTCTTTGACTCCCAAAGTGAGGACAACGCTCCAAGTACAGATGAACAAAGAGACTCCTTCAGCCACGCGACGAACAGGAGAAAACTGGGCTCTAGTCGACGCAACAAAAGAAGCCAGGTAAATGTCTTTGCTGCTGATATACACCGTGACTTTGAAGACGATACTGTCGCAAAGACAAGAGATTACGATGGTCATCCCGGAGATAAGAAACAAGTAACATTTCAAATTGAACCAGCTGAGATGGAAAAATCCAGGTTTAAAGAAACTGACCATTTAGACACTTTGCAAGATGAAAACCTAGTCGGAGGAAATGCACGTGTAAGACTCTCGGAGGTTATTACACCAAATACACGTGCAAACATGACTGAACCCCAGCTGTTAACTGAACAATCAAGTTCCAAGGAGATGCCAAAGGAGGAAGAACTGCTCGTTGTTTCCGAAACAAAAGCAGGGGATGAAAATGAGACTTCAGCGCAGAACGAAAATGTACATGCTGATTATCTGGTGAGTCGACCACTTGTAGATGCGGAGGTGTCGAATGCACCACTGGAGTTAAGCACATCTAAAAGCAGCAATAACGAAGGCGCGGAAATTGAATGCAATGTAGCAAAAGCCGCAGAAACATCCACGGATGAACAACAACATCAGCAATCTAACTTTTCGCAAGTCAGAGAGGTTCCATCTTCAGACTTTGTTTCAATAAAGGATCTCAAATCATCAGAACTGGACCCGAATGAAGACAGTGAAATTGCGAGCCCACGTCGGAATAGGAGAAAACTGGGGTCTAGTCGACGACACAAAGGATCTCTTGTAAAGGACGTGGCTTCTGAGACATGCAATGAATCGACAGATGATGCTGCCAGAAACCGCAGCGGTAAAGAGGCTCTCCCAGAAGAAACCACTGAGATTAAAAACGCtctaaaaaatacacttaatgACGATGTCAACATTCAACGGGGGCCGACAAACGCCGTGGTTTCATTACCAAAAGAGGAAATGGAGGAACAATGTTCCGAAGGCGACAGTACTCAACATTTAGAGAACAACATCAATAAAATGctcaaacaggaagtaaatCCCGTAGAAGCTAACGAGCTAAATGATATCGACGACTCCATAGTTAAAAAAATCTGCTCAACTGCTGGAATCACGCAACTGGACGCTTCTGTAGACAGTGAATCTTATGAGAAAGCAACACAGCGTGCTTGGGATCAAACACTGCCAGTGGCAGCAGAAACGCGGCAACAAGCATCACAAGAACTCATGAAAGCAATATTCAAAACCACTGAGAAAATACAAGTTGAAAAAAGCCAAGACATTCAAGAGGAAGACTCCATTTCTCCTAACACGGACAAAGATGACGTTGCCAATGTTCAAATGGAAGACACGGACGGATTGCGCGTCTCCCAACCACTCATCAATGTTTACTCGGCATCAAACTTGGATGTACAAGAGTCGGAAAAAAACACGGAGGCTGCATCTTTAAAGGGAGAGGCACTGGAAAATTCTGAAACCGAGAAAGCCGTGGAAGAAATAACGGATCGTTCAGAACTGTCAAATGCGTCTTTGACTCCTACCAAGAAAAGAAGGATGGGCTCTACTCGCAGATCTCGTATCAACGGGAAACAAGAAGCAGAAACGGACGGAGAACCTGATACAAAAGCCCTGGGAAATGAAGCAAGTACCAAATCATCGTGTGAAGAAGAGCAGAAATTCAACCAGGTTGAGGCTAACCCGATGCTTCACAACAGCACCGGAGAAAGGAACATGATAGCGGCCACCGATGATGTCACGACCGTCTTTTCAGAACAGGTGGCCTCCCATGATGCAAAAGATGCTAATCCGTTGACTTCGCAGGTTGCTGACGTGAGGGAAAGTGGCAGAGAGACATTCGAACCTGTGCCTGAAAGTAAGCTGCAGCTGCTTTCAAATACAAGCGGCGTAGATCGTGATCAAGATGCATCTGGACTTCCGAAAAATGACCACATGGACCAACAAGCGAACATACAAGCGATGGAGGGCGACCGATCTCCCGATAACGACTTGAAGAGTCCCGTTTTGAACTTGACAACTAAAAAACGAAAAATGGGCTCCACGCGCCGAAATCTAGGAACCAAGTCAAAGGGGGACTTGGAGCTGAAGTTGGATTCGAGTAGTGAGGAAGCGGTCACGACCTTTGCGCAAGATGTTGCGACACAGCCTGCCGGTCAAATGATGATCCGTGATGAACCTGAGAGCTCGGGCGCCGGATCAACCAACCAAGAAAACATTGGCGGCGACGCCCCAAGAAAGACAGGCCGAGAAAGTCTCACTTCAGAGCATCGTCCCGAAAAAATCTCAGAAGAACTCGAGGTTGGAGGGAGAAAGCGGAAACTAGGATCTCACCGGAAGTCCAGAGCGCAACAAACTCATGTGACGCAAAGCGAAGAAGACATCACGATGCAAAAACCACCCGAGAGGAATttagaaaaaacaacacacacacaagcagaggACACCATTCAAGGGCCTGAAGAATCACAGGTAAGATCAAATTTAGAAAGTTCAGTTTTCTGTGGGAATTGTAATTGTAACGACAAATAGAAACATGAATGTGTGTCAatcattttactgtatttttaaagtGTATACTGCCgtttctatttttgtatttgtcaaataaatgactgaaaatcTCATCATATATAATCATCAGAGCAACATTGGTGATACCAAACCATCATCCGATATATCAAACCCTGTGATGTAAGTCTTACATATAGATTGCGTATTTTGTTTTCACTACTTTATATTCTTACTTTTAttacaatgacaacattttatttgactacTGATTCATCATAGAAACGAGACATCTGTGGAAGCGATTCCATCCCGAGCCCAGCAAGATACTTGGAAAGTTTCTTTTGGTATAAACACACAATACTGTACTTGTACTACAATCTCCAAATATTTGAGCAtgcagtttaactcattcactgccattgacggctatagacgtcaaaaattcatttgaactatttctattattagttttatttttttccatttttgttaacaagagtatgaaaacctagaatttttttattgtacatttagaacagataattacaattaaaaaatgtaatcttctgacgcccttaatttttaataatctttttttaaggcataaggtgtttttttttttaatttattgtagttaatcacatgacttcactagttaactcactattatttctccactattttttccacttttgttaacaagagtatgaaaacttaaaaaaatatatattgtacatttagaacagatataaaatttgtgattaatcgtgagttaagtcatgcgattaattacgaaaaaaaattaattgcctgacatatcaaatttgtgattaatcttgagttaagtcatgcgattaattacgaaaaaaaattaattgcctgacgctcctaattcttaatcttcccttctttctttttttaaaacagtaattgtatttattacattttttatgattttttattttgttttaaagaaaagattattaaaaaattaggggcgtcgggaaatatttttttttaatcataattaatcgcatgacttaactagttaactcacaattaatcacaaattttatatctgttcaaaatgtacaataaaaaaaattctaggttttcatactcttaacaaaagtggaaaaaaagtgaaactaatagaaatagttcaaatgaatttttgacgtctatagccgttaatggcagtgaatgagttaatcaccgCATTATGTTGGCAGGTAAATCATCGGACGTGAAAGCAAAGCCCTATAACGTGGTCATGATCGGAGACAGCTACGTGGGCAAGACCTCTTTCATGAAACGAGCACAAAATGGAAAATTTTTCCGGGATTTGCCTGCCTCTGCTGGTAAAATTCATATTATGAACCtcacaaatatttattcaaatatatatCATGTCACACAAACGTCTTTTTGAAGGCCTTGATACGTGCTTGTGGACGGTGGTCGTGGACGGCAAATCTGTGGCGCTCCAGCTGTGGGATACGGCAGGTCAAGAAAGGTCAGGCATTTAATTAGCAAGTTCGGGTCAAAGATTAAGCACGCGGCGAACTATGTAGCCTGTCATTTCCGTTATGTATGCACGCGTTATGCTGATAATGACCTTTTTGAAGTTTTTTAATTCAGAGCAGTTCAATGGCTCAAACACTATCCGCACACAAAGCTGTCGTTTTGTAACTTTACTTGATGTGATTGGCCTTATTTTTGGTCATCTTGTGTAATCGTACAAATTGCATGATCAGATTGTCCAGGGAAGAATGCTTTGTGATTCTtatgggaatttggcagacgtCGCCTGAGGCTTTTACGGTGGTCACGGACCAGTTTAACTAGTTAGCAAATAATTTTGAGGGAAGTGATGAGAGTTTTTGTTTGAACGCGTTTcctcattttaatgtttttttatttttataaatgtatggagagctcagtattgttcattcagtaattttaccgatttgacatgtcatcatcattgctcccctttttttttttgtgcatgtgcgagtgtgtgtgtattcattagatcacctaaaacctattaaaaaaatcccttaTCCCTCCTTATGGCCTTCAAAGGTTCCGCAGTATTACCACTCAGGTGTTCCATAGAGCGCATGCATTTCTCCTTATGTATGACATCACTTCTTCTCAAAGCTTCGCCGCAGTCGACTACTGGGCAAAATGCATACAGGTGAGTTGTGCATTTTAAATGACAAGATTATTTGATGTAACTTAACAATGATGACCATGTCATTTCTtcccaaaaaaatgtgacatcatATTTTGTGATAGATTTAATTAGCCCATGTAGCCTACTTCGTTTTCAGGAAGGGGCCATGGAAAACGTTCCCATTTTACTTCTTGGAAACAAAAGCGATCACGCCGAGCGTCATGTTACGACTGAAGAGGGTCAGGATGTTGCAAAGGTTTGTATCGGGGGTGATCGCTGCCTCcaggaaagaaaacacatttctccAATGTTCTCTTTTAGTAGAAGTTCAACATTGACTTCATGGAGTGCAGCGCCGTGTCCGGTGACAACGTGATTCAGTCTTTGGAAGCCGTTGCCAGGTGATTATCTTTCTTGGAGGTATTAAGCACAGTATGTCGTAATATCTAAAAGTGTGCGTCACTGTGTCTGTTGTTGCTGCCAGATTGTTGAGTCGTAAAGATGACAGGAGAGATGAAACCCTGGCGTTGCATAAAGAACCTCCAAAGAAAAAAGCAGGCTGTTGCTGAATAGGGAAGTGGTGCGCTACTGTTGATTGTTTGTTCTGCATCTGTGGAATGATTTGTTTAACTTAGTTAAGACACGCATCTGGTCACTATGGAAGCATGGAACTGCCAATCATTTTTGACTGTGTTCAAAAAcctatttgctttttttctttattttaactcattcactgccattgactgctatagacgtcaaaaatccatttgaaccatttctattagtttaacattttttccacttttgttaacaagagtgtgaaaacttagaaaaaagttattgtacatttagaacagatataaaatttgtgattaattacgaaaaaaaattaatcgcccgacgctcctaattcttaataatcttttctttttttttagttattttatttattaattaaatgtttaatgatcttttattttgttttaaagaaaagattattaaaaatttggtgcgtcaggcaatatttttttttaatcataattaatcgcatgacgtcactagttaactcacgattaatcacaaattttatatctgttcaaaatgtacagtaaaaaaaattctaggttttcatacttttgttaacaaaagtggggaaaaatgttaaactaatagaaatagttcaaattaatttgatggcagtgaatgatttaaaagacatttttcacccaaataataatttaaaaaatctgtttttagtaggggtgggaatctttgaatgtctcacgattcgactcctgtttttgggtctgcgatttgattcaaaatcgatttttgattcaaaatgatttgattgacaatatttgcgtcaatctatagatgtgcaaggaattgtaatgatctactccagtctgactcgctaatgctaattagcgcgctactcgcggcacttttatcactcaaaagaacggctccacactgcaaaaaaacttaGAATAACtagattgtgactttttccttctactctctaatgtggctacaacctaacagtgtattagaccccGTGGAacaacactgcccctaagtggccaaatcgggtacaacatgaacagcgctccaaataaaggcacacacagacaaaggcaagacagtattaaataatttaaataaaattgattttgggacatttaaaatcgattttgaatcgtactaaatgagaatcgcgattcttataagaatcgattttttagcacacccctagtttttagcatttagcccacaattacgttcaaacatacttgtaAATGCAATCAAATGAATGTActtgtaaatatgtttaaatttaCATATTTGCAAGAATGTTCGAACATATTTGTATGTTGGAATCCGGCGCAATTGCAAATGCATTAAATCGTATTTAAATTAATACGTTTAAACTTATTTGCAAGTAACTTACAAATGCTGTAACGGGTACATTCAGACATACTTGCcaatatgttcaaatgtatttattaaatacgCTATTTGCAAATACAGGTACGTTCGAaaatatttgccagtcaaaaacgttcactccacattggcagttccacgcttccatAGTCACATTATTAGGTAAATGTGCACAATCTCAAAATCCCAATACAAAAGctttaatcaaaaatgtctgCCTCTACAAATATACATCACTAGAAATGCATGGCAACTTGTAGATGACCAGGATGCATCCCGGTCGATGTTTAGTTGTTCCTAGTGGAGAAGTTGTTACGtgtctttttttcaattcttaggaaaaaatagtttgtcaaaATTGAAGAAGAGATCTCAAATACTGCGAGAAACACATTGATCATATTCGGAGTAAAACAATGTCTGAGAATTAGGACTGCGCTGTTGACGCAACAAGTTTATTAGgttgtaaatgttttgtttttttacaatttacttGCTCAATAAAGCTCCGGATGACAAATGACTTCTTGTTCTCCTGGTTCATTTCAGTCTTTGTGGGCGTTCTTATTGACTGTTCTCACTTTGGACAAAATGTCCCTTGCAGGTATGGAAAGCATGTCAACAATGTGATTGCCTCGTCACAAggaagctttatttttttttggcacaggCAAATGTTGACACTGCCTCCTATAACGGAAGATTCTGATTCTGAGGTTTCTGGGCTCATGAGGTGGTCTTAGCTTGAATGTTCTTCTCTGTTGATGTGTGCGTGTCTTTTGCAATCCCCGTCTCTGATCGATGGGACGGTCTTTTTTTCTTAGCGGCGTGGTACTGTCGGACGGCGCGCGTGACGTCAGCGGGCGTCCACTGGCGGCGGATGAGGGCGTCCTGCAGCGTGAAGGCGCCGTCTCTCGTGCGCCGAACTCCCTTGCAGACGGCCGTGCTGCGCAGCTCCAGTCCGATCTCGTGCACCACCTTGCGCAGGTATTTCTGTGTTTCGTTCAGGCACTGCACCTCTGGAGAGCAGAGCGAGCCAGACCAGTAAgtaacattaaaatgtgatttgattAAAGTGACAGATTTTACCCAGAGTGAAATTAGGAGGCTGGAAGCGAATGCATCGGAGACCCGTCAAAATGGGTGGCGACTTCCCGTCGGGGCCGAGCGCACCTTGCGCGGCCATCTCGTAGGCTTCTTGCGATTGCATGTCTACGTTGGTGTACCTTTTGAAGGATAAACATAATCGCATCCGTTAATCGGTTTTGACGAGTGTAAAATCCAAAGCGCCAAAATTGACATACGTTAACAAGGCCTTTTGATTTGCTCCCTGCAGCATCGCCAGAACTCTTTCCAGCTTATCTTGCGTGATATGATCTGTTGAGTAAACAAATCAAGTCAGGATGGTTTTAGTAACGGTTTacagatctattttttttttttttgtaaatgcattatttacaaatgtaaacaGAAAATTAAGTCACAGAAAgcacattttttatgttaagGTTCTCGCCCTTTGTTACAATTTATGACTAAACTCACTTATTGATAAGCAATTTGTTGTAAGATATATTTTCAAAACTGAACATCCCCTGAATTATTTAGACCTTGAAAACATTCCAATTCAACTATTTTAAGAATTGTAGGCAACTATGCAGCTAGTTTTCAGTGCGGTAGACCACTTTTGGTAtacaggctccctctagtggtaagcAAAAGAATAACTTCAGAATACagttaatacattaaaaaaatatttttaaactttatatTTTCTGTGCAATACATCTTAATTTAATCACTACTTAAGTATAGtttattttcctata harbors:
- the rab44 gene encoding uncharacterized protein rab44 isoform X3 produces the protein MPGPSGKRRLGSRRRGPTHVEVPEDLSVADQTSEAQPNESGESLTPLSNEGHSSLETDGMLSSEQRSSRRKLGSKRQSKVHNSEQSAIESYHKPTEEVEQDVHTEEVQAQMIPAGQAVRHQEFSEMDFDSLYGTHLYSAYTPGHALEAFNPAYPDSDLERHQPISENMHVDQDAGESDREQVEKTDKHWSVKQQLHDQSEFTAMSVQHTFIDAGKKYMDEDPPQPGEALQFDHLNVKSEEIDFPCNPERPPEKNSHCENVEIKNSVEQVDYSPAAAEVPSNEEHEPFNFLQVQNAHIPDQNEIEEIKSDQIDYHEIVTHDEKEPIDKYLENLTAEIVELYQVEQKVKSSTDSWLNPQDKQEEQLLKDIQAPDTNEARIIVEQMETTPCQEKVVNEQAKVKVEQTQQSNSREMVFTAETYGDSKDAAAAGKPSNDDASKMKELTFIREAAVMTKMQMGDIVNLDTFPGEDMHDLVRGNARSNSTIPQLLTRLSNYDEMPEEVDEAKTNAGEENETFTQSESLGDALEISTPKSSLNEDTEIEHSVVIAAISSSKAETSTDEHEHFDFSQIQEAALPDKNLVEETKSLETHQTKDSEILTDVPTSDVDKDIENLVSDISETRMSDLSMKSTFDSGLNPQDNTEKYHMQEDNREVLEQRDENNHASDTQETLINTEKTERTQSQEHDKEAQGTSDVEPWNTNVHADTSWSQPLVDAQVSTPTPETSTSESCFHKDAELEYSVAIATMSSPKAEASADEQQEHFSFSQVRAAQDPDKDFINEANSLESDQIKESVILVDGPTGDVDENIENLDILETRRSDLSVKSLNPQDHIEKDDMEDLEQREKNDCAVDTMVTWINAEKTDPTQIQQHDEAQGMSDVDQSELSSQSVHPVESFVFDSQSEDNAPSTDEQRDSFSHATNRRKLGSSRRNKRSQVNVFAADIHRDFEDDTVAKTRDYDGHPGDKKQVTFQIEPAEMEKSRFKETDHLDTLQDENLVGGNARVRLSEVITPNTRANMTEPQLLTEQSSSKEMPKEEELLVVSETKAGDENETSAQNENVHADYLVSRPLVDAEVSNAPLELSTSKSSNNEGAEIECNVAKAAETSTDEQQHQQSNFSQVREVPSSDFVSIKDLKSSELDPNEDSEIASPRRNRRKLGSSRRHKGSLVKDVASETCNESTDDAARNRSGKEALPEETTEIKNALKNTLNDDVNIQRGPTNAVVSLPKEEMEEQCSEGDSTQHLENNINKMLKQEVNPVEANELNDIDDSIVKKICSTAGITQLDASVDSESYEKATQRAWDQTLPVAAETRQQASQELMKAIFKTTEKIQVEKSQDIQEEDSISPNTDKDDVANVQMEDTDGLRVSQPLINVYSASNLDVQESEKNTEAASLKGEALENSETEKAVEEITDRSELSNASLTPTKKRRMGSTRRSRINGKQEAETDGEPDTKALGNEASTKSSCEEEQKFNQVEANPMLHNSTGERNMIAATDDVTTVFSEQVASHDAKDANPLTSQVADVRESGRETFEPVPESKLQLLSNTSGVDRDQDASGLPKNDHMDQQANIQAMEGDRSPDNDLKSPVLNLTTKKRKMGSTRRNLGTKSKGDLELKLDSSSEEAVTTFAQDVATQPAGQMMIRDEPESSGAGSTNQENIGGDAPRKTGRESLTSEHRPEKISEELEVGGRKRKLGSHRKSRAQQTHVTQSEEDITMQKPPERNLEKTTHTQAEDTIQGPEESQSNIGDTKPSSDISNPVINETSVEAIPSRAQQDTWKVSFGKSSDVKAKPYNVVMIGDSYVGKTSFMKRAQNGKFFRDLPASAGLDTCLWTVVVDGKSVALQLWDTAGQERFRSITTQVFHRAHAFLLMYDITSSQSFAAVDYWAKCIQPTSFSGRGHGKRSHFTSWKQKRSRRASCYD